The window CCAAGCTGCACACGCATCATTAGGATCTTCAACCATGCACATACACcctagtctcgcatagccagaccatctccgcctacatccttcggGCGAGAGCTAGTCTGGGAAACGCTTATACAAGTCTTGTTCTGCGCTCCCCACGAATCATGGAGGATAAGACCTCTTTATAGATAGTAGGAGGTCATTTCGCTTGTGTTGATTAGGGTCATGACTGTGAACATCACTAATTAGATATTTTTTCTTTGACCTATAGACCTTGAACTACCGTCTTGTTGCAGGAGAGACGTACGTTTTGTGGCCAAATTGTCCGTGAGGCTGTGCTTCTTCATCGATCGAGGTCTGATTTCTATATCTTGTGCGTCTGACATAGGCATGAGACGTGCTTTTGTTTAGTCATGATGCTCTTTCACCGTCAGCTAGTATTATTCAGTTGCTGCTCGTTTGAGTGTGTTGTTTGAATGCAGAGTGCCGCTATAGCACCTTGTGTTCTTACACGTATTTGTCTGACATATCGAGGGACTAAAAATGCCTCTTGATCAAGCAACATGATCATCGTGGCCATGGGAATTCATGCTTTTTTCTGTCTCGTTATTGTGCTACTGTGTTCAACATGCTATTCAAAGTCCACAAGATTGACAACAAAGGAATGTCTTGTCTTTCAGAcatctttgttaattaattacaactgTAACTAACCAGTAATTAGCACATGCGAGACGAGCAGAATGGGACTCAGACAACACCTACTCagacctcctgctatctataAAAGTTCTTTATCCCCACATTCTTGGGGAGCACAGAACAAGAATGGATTAGGCATATCCCCACATTATCCCTCGCCGGAAtgatgtaggcggagatggtctggctaggcgagaCTACATACAACCCTGTTTCACAACCATGTACTCACAGTATGTAGGAATGAGTATGTACTTAaccatgctcatctcctacatcacaatctaattacctaacttaattaatgtatgcaGTAGTCATGTGTGACACTCATagtactggattgtgatgtaggagatgagcttaattaattaagtacatacccatccctacattccatcattttctcaaaatgtttttttcATGATTAGGACTGTTGTGAACTTAAGTCATTAACGCCAAACTACTgcctgttccccataagtgtgaactttgaaaatcatcaatatctccgctgttttttggacgTTTGTGATGATCAGTATGtggctaggtctggcatttttgtttatcaaattatctaagaccttcctacaaaggaaacggAAAGATAAtactttgcatatcaaagctattatccaattatcttgtaagaccaatgCAATGGAACACCAACtgaaaccatttaagataacataattggtgtaacatggtgcagcttagtgctctaatgagcacacctggtgtgacctctaatTCATTACACCTCCCAGTTCACACTTACGGACTCTTAGTTTGTCAAAGCGAAGAATGCGACTGCATGTCACCTAGCACGCGAGCGCAATAAcgcctgcctgtgtgtgcgCGAATGAATGATACTGACCGCTTTCGGATTTGGATGACAGAACAATGGTAGATGTGTCATCATCTCTTGATACACACATTCATCCTTCTCGGAACACTGCACGATGCCATCAAGAACGAGCAGGTTGCCAAATCGTTTCCTTCAACACAACGCGACACTCGACTGTGCAGCTGATAACGCTAGCGAACTAGATTTTGGACAGTCGTACGTTTTCAAGACGAGAATGTCTTGAAATTTCGACTTCCCCTCGTAGAGAACTTCGTCGATTTTGTAAGACATAGCTTGTCCTGGCCATAAGTCGTCATTCTCTGTAAACCAACCGTCGACGACCTTGCCAGTCTTGCCAGTTGACATGCTGTGGAGGAAAgtaatccggggtaactcCGACCACACTTTGACAGTTTCCCGGCTGTGGCCACGAAGAACTAGGCTTTGGATGTGAAACACTGTTATCGTGAAGAGCAACTTCTACTTATTGTTTTCTTACGTTGCTATTGATTTACGCTTGCTAGTTACTATACAGTAGACACGGGAAGTTACTGGCATGCATATCTCTCAATACCCAAGGGCGGGGCAACTCCGATCACTCCTCTGCACGTcatttctgctgctgcaagGTACGCTTTGGTTACATGATTATGATTTAATAGTTATACTGAACACTCTTAATCAGAAACTGAGCTAGTAGCTATGTGCAGGGTAACGTGTGGACGTGCTACGTACAGTGCATCTACTCGCGCTAGCCTTACTCTGATTGATTCTGATATATGTACATTTAGCTGCATTTGGAGCATGTCCAAGGGTCCTCGTCTTCTGGAAGCTCTGAAATCCCAGCACAATCGTAGTGATACCACCGCCAACAGTGTTCACAACCCACCCAATCTTCTTGCCTCTCATTGCTGTCGTTGTCGAACAATCCTCCGCATCCCTGGCACTTGTTTTCATCTCTTTCTTCTGTTACTGCAGTTTTTCGTTTGCCTTGGCGTGCAGGTTGCTTTCCTTTTTTTGCTTTTGCCAGTCTTTGCTGTTTTTCTTTCATCTTGTGCTTTTATTCTAGAGTAGGCCTCATGACTTGTTATGACTTCTCCATAGTATGCCAAGTCTACACGAGCAGATGGCTTTGGCCGTGGTGGTGGAATAGGCGTTCTTGTTTTCTGGAACAACTTGGAGAAGTGGTGTCTAAAATGAAGTTTGATTGCAGGAGTGGTAGCTGCTGTCGGAGAATGAGGGCTCTTGCATGGTGTTCATGTAGTAACAGCATCTGCTGGACTAATTTTTGCTTGAGGAATGGCTGCAGCTGATGGCTTTGGATATAAACCAGCTCCTTGAAATGCACCTTGAAATTGGTGTGGTTTCATGGATGTGTCTGTCAGCTGTTTTAGTAATTTGGGAAAATTGTTTTATGGACACCTTGTCCCCCTGTTCTTCGTTTGTAGTCGGTCAGAATCTTCTGCCAATTTTTCTTCATGGGAGCAAACACGCCTACATCCAGAGGTTGTAGTGTGAGTGGTATTTGGAGGCAGGGTTACGAGAATGATGTTGTATTTTCTTGCCacattgatgacatccaaGTTGATGAGTGAATGGTGGCCATCGAAACACAAGATCACGCTGGGGCTAGTATCATCTGTGAAGTCTGACTCATCACTACTGTCACTGACAAGACATGGTTCTGTTGTCGTCAGTGTAGTAGATGGCTCTTCATTTTCTGCAATAAGTTTCATCTTCTTGAGCACTGGTATGAAGCCTTTTACAAACCAGCTGTAAAAGTTTTGTTTTTCCATCCACCCGCTGGCTGATACTCCATACATTGCTTCAGTAGGGCCACTAAGGGTCCAGGTATAATACAAGTGCTGAGCTTTATATAGAACATAGGGAGAGATTTTGTCTCCATTGGCATTTCCACCCCAATGGACAGTAATGTATTCATGTCCACTCCCTACCATGGTCTCATATACAGACTTAGCTCCTCTCCTAGCTAGGACCATTCTAGATGAGGAGGCTGTAGCAAAAGCGGTTTCATCACAGTTCTAAATTCTTTTGGACAGCTCTTTCTTACTCAGTTTAAACACCCAGCCTTCCTGTAGATCTTCTCGACAAATTCCATCCAACCCTCAATTCTGTCTTTGGTCAATGCCCTAGCACGTTTCTTTGACAGATGTTGTGGTTTCCTTTGACTCAGTGCACTCTTCCATCGCCTAAAGAAGCCAACAAACCAGTCAGGACCAGGTAAATCATCAGGAAAAGGATTTTCTCTAGCATTTGCTCTAAGGTAATCTGAgggcgcgtctccactagggccTATACAcgtttacaacctgtttaagtctaaacatgtttaagaataatcgCATCTCCACTAGCGTTAGACCTATTTAACTGTAAACAGTTTTTGCTACACATGATTaggtagtttaacgaaagcggtttaggtttaacggtCACGTGATAGAAACGCGCGTTCTACGACGatggatgttagttctttcgcgctgttctttctctttctttggagactattggaagaagacagaactaGGCAGTGTCAGAGAGtgcgtagactgatgcagaaGGTGAAGAGAGAACGATTTCGGCGAAGACATAGACTCGTGTCTCTGATGGTTTTTCAGATGACcagaagacgatctccgactgtctggtgcacaagaaacgaattcgcgtgatacaacaaagtcccggataattcttCTAATAGCCcagaataaatggacaagtggagacgctgtctactaaacatgtttataGTCTAGAcgtgtttaacgttaaacaagtttaagagcaacaagtggagacacagcctacATCTATGGCACGGAAGTTGTTTCACTGTCCGTTCACAGTTGCGCGCGACATCATCGGcttgagattctaaacaacgtcggttccgcatgcgtgcatttATTACGCCGACTTCGAGTACTTCCGGGCGGTGGAACGCTgcctggctacgcgagacaaAGAGTACTAGGGGGTAACTCCTATCACTccgatcacgtgacagtaaaCCGCTCAGTGTTCTTGATGAGAAAACCGTACGCCTTTCCCATTACAGCACGTAAGTAGACGACCCTTCGTGGTTTTAGCAGACAGTGACATAACCACTAAGTCCTTGCCGTTGTGTCTCAAACGGCTTGTTTGCTGTGAGAACGACCTAGGTAGCGGAACTTGCGGTCCAAAAACTTTCTTGTTAGAGACAATCCAAAAGACTAAATGCTATTTTGTGCAACCCACTCTACCACTAAAGACGTTGATGCAGACAAAACGCACCGTTGCCCTTCCTCTAGAGTCCAAAATTCGATCACATTGTCACAGTCGTAGACTTACTTCGCTTGCGTTCTGATCTGCTTTATTCGTTTAGTTTGCAATAATGGTACGACATTATCAACCTAAAGGGATTAAGAACAAGTTCTCTGACGAAGTCCTGAGAAAGGCACTGCAAGATCTTGCTGAAAACCAGGACAGCATAAGGAAGACGGCAGCTGTGTACGGCATTCCCTACTCAACCCATCGCGATCATCACAAGGGAGTCAGTAAAACGCGATACGGTGGACGGCCAACAGTCTTGACTTACCaggaagagagagaagtaGTGCAATGTTGCATTGTGCTGCAAGAGATGGGGTTTCCCCTTGATAGATCAAGTCTCGGCAACGTCATCtcaggccgtgtttccactagctgcaccttaaactagtttagcttaaattgGTTgagaactaaaccagttcaagaaagcgactgtttccactaggaacttgcacatccgggatgtgcaaaacaaaccgtttaggaacgccttattttgaagtattgggctggtttgtcgccgagtcagagcaactgttggttttcactgattcaacatctgctagtaggaatttgcatgacgatgaccaaggacaccgtcttgtctctctccgtagctactgatttctttcccctagttaaTGACCCTGACATCTTTTAGGGCAATCCTAttccagcaaaatagtcaatatcatcaaaacgacattgtgggaagccatctaaacaagcgcactactgtcacgtgacagttaaacctaaaccactttgctaaacctacttgaagtgggtttaggaaagcggtttaggtttaaaatagaactggtttagtgcaggtggaaacaggtcaattcttaaaccagtttagcttaaaccacttgttaaacggGTTTAGGctctagtggaaacgcgcccctaggtttagcaaagtggtttaggtttaactgtcacgtgacagtagcgcgcttgtttagaatgtcgttttgatgatattgactattttgctgggataggattgccctaaaagatgtaagggtcgttaactaggggaaagaaatcagtagctacggagagagacaagacggtgcccttggtcatcgtcatgcaaattcctactagcagatgctgaatcagtgaaaaccaacagttgctccgACTCGGCGACAAaccagcccaatacttcaaaataaggcgttcctagactgtttgtttgcacattccggatgtgcaagttcctagtggaaacagtcgctttcttgaactggtttagttcttaaacccatttaagctaaactagtttaaggtgcagctagtggaaacacggcttAGATTTCTATTCCACCGTCGGCGTCAGCGTTAGcttcaatattgtgaaccaggctttagcctcgtacccagacCCACTTGCCCGCCcggatagatagatagatagattttattgaattcattttttttttttttttttttttttaaatttttttttttagatagatagatagatagatagatagatgttTTCTTTATCCAGGGAAAACATTCAGTATAGCCCCGATCTTCCAGGTACCCTGCATTAAGTATGTTACGAAAACTAAACTATAAAAAGCACTACGAAAGAATACTAAACAATAATGAAAAAGTCAAGTAAAAACTTTACGAAGTCTCGTTTAAACAGACGAAAATAGTCTCCTGTCATTGATCTCAATAATGCTGGGAGAGAATTCCATAGCTGTTGGGATCTATGACTGGGAGGTCGTTTCAGAGCTTCTGTTCGAGGTCTGCTGACATAAAGTCCCATATTAGACAACCTTGTGCTATAGCCTGTGTCAGATTGTCTAAACAAAGACTGGAGTTCCGTTGATTACATTCCATGCATCGCTCGAAATACTCGTTGAATCAAGGCGAGCTTGTGTCTGACCTGGTAGGGAGTAACGTGAAACCTTTGGTAGATTTCTTCAACGTTTCCTGTTCTTTCTCGAATTGGAATGAGTGCAAAGGCTCGAAGTGCACGCTTTTCAATGCTCTCCAGTCGCTTGTTAATGCATTGTGAGCCGTCAGACCAGGTGCTAGAGCAGTAATCCAGATCAGGTTGGAGAAGACATCTAAAGTAGGCAGCCCTTGCATCATCCGTGCGATAGCGACCATATCTCCGGAGAACTCCTACTTTTCTAGATACCTTTTTTACGGTATAGTCCAGGTGATACTTCCAGTCTATGTTTTCATCAAATTGGACTCCAAGGTACCTTGCATGAGTGACTGCGAAAAGTGGATGACTGTTAACTTTGACGAAGAATTCTGATCTTGGTTGCTTGTCACAAACTTTTTGCAGAGCACTAGTTCTGTTTTCAAACCATTAAGCTGCAGTAAGTTCTTATTGAACCAAATGGACAAGTTGTCAATGTCTGATTGAAGTTGTGCAGTAACTGATTGAAATGAAGGACCAGACGAGTAAAGACACGAGTCATCAGCGTAAAGTAGTAAACGACAACGAGATACTGCATTGATCACATCACTAGTATACAGAATGAACAGGAGTGGATCAAGCTTTGATCCTTGAGGTACTCCACGAAGGCAGCGTACTGGTGTTGAATATTCATTACCTTTACGAACAACCTGGGAGCGGTTACTGAGATAACTGCGAAACCATGACAGAGATTTTTGTTCAACACCCGCAGCTTCCAATTTCTTTAGCATTCGGCAGTGATGTACGGTATCGAAAGCCTTGCTTAGGTCAAGAAAAACAGCTCCTGAGCAAAGTCCTGAATCTTTGGCAGTTAGAATATTGTCAG of the Corticium candelabrum chromosome 2, ooCorCand1.1, whole genome shotgun sequence genome contains:
- the LOC134176311 gene encoding spermidine synthase-like; amino-acid sequence: MSTGKTGKVVDGWFTENDDLWPGQAMSYKIDEVLYEGKSKFQDILVLKTKRFGNLLVLDGIVQCSEKDECVYQEMMTHLPLFCHPNPKARSHQLVFHCIGLTR